atggtaagatgcaggctagacatgagctaacgcagcaacatccgtcatagacgggtcggaagaatatctgacgatattttccgggtctcgggctactaccggtcatactggaaacgaggGAAATGTTCCatatttgctatgctagggacgcgtgacagacgaatggaccgtgtatccgggttcgtctcgttctgctaatcaactttcatgttgaaaatattttgatccgacttacggatcatttaatattaatttttaaagttttattcaataattaggaatgaaaaacagatttaaataatttaataaaaagctattatgacatcagcatgatgtgatgctcacatcaacagttgactggtcaactcactagcgggtcccgaacgtcatagtcacaagttttaatttagattaaatattgattaatcagattaatttaatggaggacccacgtgtcatactctaattattctaattatccaattaattaatttaactaatatacctatttatttatttaataaaaacattaacattatttttatttttatttttatttttacttttctttaagaggggtgtggggcctccctgtcatagacagcggggtgcgttggccccaccggtaagtggctttaggccaaaaacatatttttattcacaCATACATTACcatacaaatatcgtattcctccaaatacctatatacgcaaatacatacataaatacgggcatcaaatacatacatacatacatacatacatacatacggaatacatcatttttttttatttctttctaactctcatctctctcacaACTCTCTCTATTAACAGAAGAGACAAGAGAGAGTTCtctgtgctaactcaacatagaggagggccaacttcatctcctcctaccggagtcaaacgtcgacggatcggagccccgtttgccggaacggaaccgggacggcgaggggaacgagatggtgggaggagcccgaggaggggctcaccgacgttgacgagagggcccggtgaagccggagttctcgtggggcggaggtgacggcgaggagaaGGACGTTGCGGTGACGGTGATGAcggtggtgatgtgccggcgaggtcgtgccgagaggggccccgggatGGAGCCCGACGGGGAGCTCCGGCCGGCGAGATGGGGCCCGGCCTCGGCCGGTTTGTGAGGTAGgggaggccgacgggaggggCTCGGTCGACGGGGGTGGCTCATCGGAGGGATGGTGGTCGCCGGGATGGGGGGAACCAGCCGAGGTGGTGGTCGGGATGGCCGGTGGGGAGTGAGGCGAGGCCGAGAGGAGGGAGGCCTCGGGGTAGGGAGGGAGATCTGGAGgcacgaggggaggaggaggcctcggggTGGGGAGGAAGAGGCcggtggagggagagggagatctggTGGGGTGAGGTGGGGATCTGGGGCTCGGCTCTGTGGGGTGGGCTCCTGGTACGGGAGGGTGAGGTGGGGGGCTGGTGCATGGGCAGGGAGAGGGAATCGGTGGGGGTGGGGCTCCTGGGAAAGAGAGGGTGAGAGAGCCACAAGGGGGGGCTTGGGTGTCGTGGGAAAGTGGCGAGCGAGAGGGagaaggtggcggcggggtggggaaccGAGCGAGGTAGGGGAGGGGTGAAGAgctcgctagggtttggggggtggggcgtggcctggccggctcgacctctaggccgagttgggccagggggtggggggtttctttttcctttttttgttttgtttttctttttctattatttctaagtctttttagtacctaattttatttactatctcttataatttattttatatacttttacttctttcttttatttctttcttttacatttactatatttctctttacttattttgtttaaggCTCCACCTCTAAATATATTGGGCttatcaaatattccaaaagtgctcgattcatttttatactttgctagggaatttttataactcccctgacattttcatttcatcaaccaAATTCTTTCCTCATTTGACTTCATCTTAAAGCATCGAACTTTGatgcggtttcaaccaacacgagatccttGATATCAttaacgatgacgtggcatcattagcgccagATCActatcgcttaattacaatcattactatAGCAAAAAGTCAAGGATGTCACAATAGTCTAATAGAGGctaactagggacacattgtttcTTTATGTGTCCACTAgtaagcatgcacgtgcaacgcgTCTCAAAAAAATGGGTTCATATGGTATCATAGTAAAATAATTTCTGATTTTTTCAAACGGTACAAAATGTTATTATGTCACTCAaattatattttcaaaattatgacatatttgtgatccaacgcacgtATCATAATCTATAGTAAAACATATTTGAGTTTTTTTATCAAGCAATCTATCGGTGTCTTATATAAAACAATATGAGAACGTGCGTAACATATGATCTAGAAACATGTCTCCACACAAAATTCAAGATCACATAATAATTGTATTATAATTGTTAtagaaatatattttaaaaaccaGGACTAAGCACGTCTTGATGGTCCATCTTTTGAAGCAATGAAAGTCCATATATAGATGCGATCTATGATGCTTCCTTCAATGTATGGGATATTGTTTTgagattcattttcttcatactttaaaatatgcaccAAAAATCGCTTCCTCAGTTCAAAACAATCCTACATATGCATTAGACAACATTGTTATAACAAGTTTGTATGTGTAATGTATATACAAATAAGCATGGTGTAAATATTCACCTGAGGTATAGGAAAATATAGCTTTCCATCGCACAATGAGTATATGTAGTTAAAAAACAAATACCCCGACAAGGCACTGCATGTATGAAATAAACACATAATGTGCGTTGAATGAATGAATTATTTTCGACAGTAACCAGTAGGTGTACCTCTTGTTTCCTCAAAACTTATATACAATAAGACCGGGGATGAGTGAACACTTCCGGTAACCAAACTATAGCATTCCCGGGATGGCCACCGCCATGGCTTGCTGACAAGCTTCACCATGTCGCTTCCCCAAACCTCCTGACCAAAGTGATCCTTAGCTCACAAGAGCTATGACATGCGCCTCCCATTGCTACCACCTTTAGTTTGGGTGAGGTCTCATGTGCGTCTCTTGGTCTTGTTCCAATGTTATGACCAAAACATATCATCTTTACTTCAAATTGATGCCATCTCTAAAATTATCTATGGGATTCTTCAGAATTTCAAATCTAGTCATGACTTGGTATGAGCATCATATGGTATTCTCTGAGATGGCAATTTCAGTAGAGATACTTATGAACAAACATGATAAGTTACCTTCTCTACAAACCAACCCAAAATATTTCTCCAACTCCACAATGGCTATCGCTGGTGCTCCATTGGTAACCTCACCCAAGATAATTGAATAGTAAAATTACTTCCAAGTAGTTGAGAACTGAAACATTGGATATAAATAATTAATAATATATATGGATTCAGGTACTCCAAAATAATATATGGATTTAATTACACATGATCATTCAAGCTAGCTTTATAGAGATTGTTTTGAAAATCATTATTCAAAGCAGTACAAAGAATTGTATAATTTTTAACAAAACACATGATGTGCGACATTCAATACAAACTTTGACAATATACTTTAAGCATGTTCAAGGTATATTTGTCCAGAAATGAGATTTACATTCATGATTATAAACTAAAACCTACTATCATGCTTTAACACAACTCATCAGAAGGATGACTACAACACCTGGATCATGGATAATTAGGAGCTTGATGATGTACACACATACTGCTGGTAGGGTTTTTTGGTCATGCACATCTTTGGCGGCCGAAGAGACAACAGGCCTCCAGCACCGGCGCGGCTCCGTGAGGCCATCACATGTGACATTTGCTGCTGCTGGAATGCGATCCTAGCGACAAAGGGTCTGTGGGTAGGAGGGGCGGTGATGCCATACCTACGTTGATACTTCACAAACCAAAAATTACATGTTATTGCAACATATGAAAACATAATGCAGGAAAGaggaacataaaaaaatataAGATGCAAATTGAAATCAAATTTTCATCAACAATTGTAAGAAAGCGGGCGACACCGAGTGATTGAAACATGTGTCGATTGATCTCGATGCAAAATAAATACTGATCAATCTAATTGACTGTCAGATATCGAGTTTCATGAATATGGAAATATTTTTGTCAGCTGATTTGAGAAATAATAAATAACATAATTACAAGCGTAATTTTTGTGCCGTAATTTATAATAAAATTGGCTTAGAAATGATTGATTACATAAGCTAGTATGTCATAACTGAACACATGAATAGTATAGTGCTCAACGTTGACAACAACCGTCAATATCACAACCCTCGCCAGCCAGCCCTACCAACGGCAAGGCATATATTGCAGACTTTCATATTGGGAAGAAGCATCAAAATGTCATCACAAAATTGAGCTGCAAGCTATCTTGATGGCTTAGCTAAAAAGAGAAGAAACGTAGAAGTAGTGCTTCAGTGAATAAGCAGTTGGAAGTCTGAAAGATGTGATGAACGGTGAACGAAAAATTATCTCCATCGTCTAGCGCGCCATCGCCTGTTGGAATTAAACACGACATGTTTTCTTGTCCATCATACTTTCATTAGGTCCTAAAGTGTTGCAATATAGATATGCATGTACCTCAAAGTGTTTCGTGTGTGCGTTGGCTACAACACATCCAGCCGGAATAGTTTATGGCAGCCAACGATCTGTCTTTGTGTAGGAAATGATAACATTCACTACAAGAGAGTTTCTACCTGAAGATATTGTTAGAACATGTTCCACAAAATTAGTCTCATGAGTATTGTTAGAACCACTATGTGGATAATAAAGGCAGATAACATACTTGTTCGAGTAAACATCTCCAGTATATCCAAATCATTGTACAAATATGATAAATTATTCATGGGCCAGCACATATGGATGAAGTTTCTTCTAGCCTAAAAatcacacctctgcgttcaagccAAAAATCATCTTTGATGAAATACTATCCCTTGCATCCTAAATTCCCAAAGGATTAAAATTACAATTAAAGATAACAAGTTGGCATTGCGAAAAAGTGGTCTGAGATGTTTATGTCATGTACCTGAATGTATGTTATGATAGCAGCAACATCATATGCTGGACTACAGATTTTGTAGGTTTTCTAAGCATATGATATCATCAGCATAAACTGAACACAATAGTATTAGTATTCTTGCTTTTGAATTTCTATCAGTAATGTAGAGAGAAAACAAGAACTTCATTCGTTTTAAGAACCATAAGAATAGGTACTCAAAATATGATGTAAATGTTGTCATGGCTACAGAACCATCATCCACATTCATAGGTTCATTGACACATGAGGAGCATCCGTGTAAATCTGACTCATTTGGTCGTTGAAGCAAAAAAACATGGGACTGTGAATCAACAATGGACAGAAAGCATCACCTTTTAAATACATTAATACACAAAAATAAATGCTAAGATGCTTTGAAAATTTCATCATCAGGGTTTAAAACCACAGTAACTCATGCTTAGATTGGCAGCAAAGTTTTTTCAAAACCATAGTAATCCGAAAATTCAGCATGCGGGCAGAACTTCCTGAAGAAGTCTATTTGATATTTTTCCCAATGCAGGCGAGTTGGTACAGCTCGAGGCTCAACTATAGGACATGCCTTTCTTCTCCTTGCCAAGATGTGTGGTCTCTAAAAGTGTATCGTATTTGCATCCAAAACAGAGTGAATTGAATCCCTACCACTGGGCTCTTTATTTTTCAACAATATGGAAAAAGAATCACATGCCAATCTACATTTCAACGTGCATTACCATCGCAATGTCATACtgtcaaaaaacacaaaaaatcaaGGTTAAAAATAGCTGGCGAAGCACACTCATATTAGCATATGCTGCTCAACCCTGTGTATATGTACTATGCTCTATTGTCCTTGCTAGCTTAATGTTGCGGATGATCTTTTTGAAAGAACCAAATATATAGACATGCATCCATGAGAATTTACATTTGAACCTCCATTAGAATCGCTGTGTGATactgtaaaaaacacagaaaaatggcACGGTTCCTCTTTGCCCTAGTTGCCACTTAATTAGTTAGCTAACCATAAACTCATATTACCATATAGGAATACTCCTCAACTCTGTGTATAATACCTAATTTTTGGCTCGTGCAAATAATTTGAAACGTCACTCTTCATAAATAAACATTCTTTTTAAAACAAATATCACACATCTTTGCATCAATTATATAATCTCTTACCGAAATGCACACTTCTCCCATGCATAGTGCCCAAACAATTATAATGTCTTGTAAATAAATTTCAGTATGTGAGCAAACTCACCAGGCTGGCTTCGACCCATGAAAGCAAAAATGCATCTCTATGCAAAATTTTAGGAAAAAATATATCAGGGGATGAACACATTTCTTACAACACATGTTGATATACTAATGGTACTATGTCACTATAGCACATGAATCGATGCATTTATTAGCTAGTAACATGAGAAGCACAAGCATGCATGCTTTCCAGCCAAAATATCTGCAGATGTCTGCATAAATTGGGAACCAAAAAATAGTAGGAACTATTCAAATAGACAGGCTTTAGTAAGAGCTTTAGATGTATGATATAACTCTATTAGATTCAAATCCAATGACAAGACATGTgataattgaggaaatgaaacgaACCCCAATTCTGCTTCTGGATATTCTCATGAGTGTTTCGGCAGGTTGCAACTTGCAAGTGTGCGAGACCATGCTAAAGAAAAAATTCCATTGAATACTGACATGTTGATAGCTTACAATTATGCAGATTCAAACCTTTATATTAGTTGACTTGTATAACAACCAGATTTAGGGCTCCTATTTTCAGTTGCAAGAGGATGATTTAAATTGCAAAACAATTCTTGAGACGGTAGACCATATGTGAAGGGAAACTTTTCGGGCGTATCCATTCGACGGCAACGACGAACCTGGGTACAACAGAACATCATATGCCTCTTATTCCTTTTGTGTGCTTCATCAGCCCCTACATAAAAAATTCAATCATGAGCCCGTTAAGGCATTTCCACAAGCACTTACCAATCGCTGACTGACTAAAAAGTTACAAACTGATGCATGGCAAAGTGGCCGAGGCCTCCGCTGCCTGCTTGTAGACATTAGAGGGAGTATCGAAGGAGAGCTCAGTGCTTTCCCTTACCAACGGCCAGTGAAGAACAAGGATTTGGCTGACCAGGGAAGTTTTCTAGGTGGTGCGCAGACGGTTAGGCTCAAATGCAACGATCCGGTGTACTGCAGTCCATAGGTTCCGGCCATGACAAAAGGTGGCTCATGGTAGTATTTATTCAGTATGCGTATGCATGACAGCCAGCAATCCAGCGACGCCGGCGTCCGCGATGGCAGTCAGCAGCAGGTGTCGGGGGCGTGCCGCTCTTGGTCGACCAGCGTCCGGGGTGCTCACCGCAACGTCGCGGTCGGTGCCCTGTGCCTCGCCCCTATCCTTGGCGGCCCCTATCCTTGGCGGCGCGGGGCGAGCGAAGCGCCGATGGCCGTGCGGGGCGCGCGGAGCAGGGCGAGAGGAGCGGCGGAGGCCGTGCGGGGCACGCGAAGCGGGGCGAGCGGAGCGGCGACATCGTGCGCGGGGTGGGGGTGTCGGCGAGCCGGGCGAGCGAAGTGGCGGCGGCCGTGCGCAGGGCGTGGGCGAGTGGGGCGAGAAGAGATGCGGTCGTCCTCCGCTGGTGGAGTATGGTCAGTCGTTGGAAATTGCTAAATGCACACCGTAAAACTATCAAATCAGTGATGGTCATTAGATTAAGATTTGTGGGGCTAATCGTACGGTGTTGATCGGTTCGTGCGGTGTTACGAGACAATTTACTGGGTGTACGTAGAAAAGttcttgtttgcttgtttaataatAATATAGATACATGTATTtaatttccaatcaatataattataacatgaataataaacacTTATCATGAATAaaagaatataataataactaatttattatgggAAAAGATTTCTGTCAACCGGTGGATTATAGTCAATGCGTCCACCTCTTCCTACGCTCAACACGTGTCAATACAGTACGTCCTTATCCTTATCTAGTCTTCGTGCTTCCCATCCATTCATTACCTTTCATTCATTTTCCAATCTCACTCACATCCTCTCACCTGAGTCGTGCTCCAAGGCCGCCACCGCCGGTTGTGGCCGGTGATCATCGGAGGACGCCGCTGGCCGTCCTTTCTTCTATCGTCCCATTCCTCTCTAACTCCTCCCCTCCCGCCTCCAAATGCCTGCAGCCATGGCCGTCGCTCAAGCGTGCACACCGGAACTCCGCTCCGGCCACCAACGGCCTAACTGTTCCGCTtcagcctcccctcccgcccttcGTCGTTGCTTTAGTCGGGCGATGCTTTTTTTATAATTTCTGCAACAAAGTCCTTGTTACAAAAGTCCTTTCTGCAACATCGTAACTGTTGCAGAAATTTCCGTCGCTCGTGCACACCGGAACTCCGCTTCGGCCACCAACGGCCTACCTGCAACATGAacttttgttgcaaaaatttattTTGCAGCAATGCTTATGTTGCGGAAAGACGAAGGAAAAACTGCAACAAAacgattgtttcagaaactcgagcgttgtttcaggaattacccGGTGCCCACGAAGCGCACGCGAAgaaaaaaactgcaacaaagcgattatttcagaaactcgagcgttgtttcaggaattaccgggtgcccagccgaagcgcgcgtgaaggaaaaaaaactgcaacaaaacgattgtttcagaaactcgagcaTCGTTTCAGGAATTAGGCCAAAACCCCGCGTGCGGATTGAATGAATGAGATCGGCTGGATACATAAAATCAAACGGCTGTGAAGATGGCGGATCATTGGAAATAATCCGCCGATGGACGCGTAGCGTTGtccatttattattgtctctaggtcatatttccaacaaaccttGCCTCGATACCTTCTAGATTTGAAAATAATGATCGATGGCGTCAATAATCTTAACCAAACACCCCCGCCCTGAACGTAAGAAGCCGCTTGTTTCCTTCATTCACTCGCGAAACCTTTCATGCAAAGGGCTTGCTAAAGAAAATACCAATTCACTTTGTCATAGTTCTTTAATACGAGGGCCATGTCGTATTGTATTTTAACAGATCCTGCATTGAGAAAAATCATGGTCAACGCCCACGTCTCCCGCGCGTGAAACAACATCTTTCCAGTTAAAGCACCAACTGTCACCTAAACCATGATCTGCTCTTAAATTGCAACCGCACGATCTGTCCACTGTTCGGCACTGGCGCAAAATAGTATAGttctccaaaaaaaaaaaaatggtTAAGAAAAAATAGATTCCAAAATCCaagtaaaataattatttttacacATTTAAAACAAGGAACTAACTTTCCATGTCTGCTACTAATTTACCCGTTCTGTAAATCCACATAAATGAGTACTCAGATTAACATAAAAGTAGAAATATATATCAATCTCTTCGCAAACAAGAATTGTAACATAAGTAGTACATTTTTTAATGATGTATATATTGCATCTTCAGTTCTTTTTCAACAATTCATATGATAATCATTGGAGGACATGAACAAGGTATACACATAAATACGGTTGAATTTATGAAGTATCTGTTACAAAGTCTTGTACTATAGTTCGCACTGCAATAGGTATTCTCACTGAGTGAGTATTTTCATCCGACCATGTTAAACTCCCAAAGGTGTACCCACCTTGCACTCTCTTCCTCGATGTGAACGTCACCATAAACATCACGCTTTTGCTACCACCTTCTATAAAACTGATCATAGATGGCTCCACGGTTACGACTACCCCAGCGGGAGCCTCAACCACCACTCGGTATGTTGCTTTAACTTGCCCGACATTCATGACAGTGCGCCTTACTGTGATGTTGTCACTGAGGTCTGGCATGGTGATTGATGGGAGGTTGAGATTGCTGATATATGACTTACAATCGTCTGACAGTTCATCAATGCAATTTAAGAACTTGTTGTAAtcttttgcattcatgtcataaACCAAGCCAGGGTCAATGGCCCTATCTGGATCCATATGACCACCACCAAAGTCAAAGGGGTCGGCTAGTTTCCTCGGGACGCCCTCTGCCTGGATCAGCACGCCGAAATGATCGGTCACAGATGCTGCAACCACCGCATACACAAGGTTTAGTCATAGTATGATGAATTATTTAGAAGTTCTTGTACATTCTTTTGTGCGTACCTGTGGTCATGATGGCAGACTTTATCATGGCAGGGGACCAATCCGAGTGAGCCGACTTAAGCAGAGCGACCACTGCCGAGACATGCGGACACGCCATGGATGTCCCAGACATGAACACATAGGAGTTGCCCTTGGCTGCCAAGATGCTGACCCCAGGTGCAGCAACATCCGGCTGTTCATACATAGGGATGTTTAACATCGTTTAACCTAATGTATAATATTGTTTCATGTTACAAAGATGATACCTTTAGTATTCCCGGGAATGCGGCACTCGGGCCTCTTGACGAGAATGAGGCGATCATCGGTGACAACACTTGGTTCCCAGTAACGGTCATGGCaggcgacaccttcaccactggCTTCCTATCAAGTCGTATGCTAAACATGAAATTCTTacaagaaaaaaaaagcattCCTCCTGTTTTGTTGGACATTGCGATGTACTTACTTTGAGTTGTCAAAATATGCGAGAATTGTGTGTGCAGTTTCGAAGTCCACCACTACACATGCCATATTGCCCTTACACATGGTCAAGATGTCGAGGATGTTTGTATCATATTGTGCAAAGATGAGGCCCTTTGCATCAACCTCCATGGTACGATTTATGACAATAGGAAGTGCTAGCCGAGGTGGCGTAATAGCCGCCTCCGCCGGTGCATAGCACAGAACAATTTTACCAGTGATGTTTCTCGATGCTAATGATTGAGTGTTGCAGCTGCATAAAAGAAATGAATTGAACATCATCCATAACCATTATGATTACACAAAGGACAAAACGAGAAATCAAAAATTAAAATGTGTCAAGTGATGCTTTCTTTCATTACCTCCTCGCGTAAACAAGGATCTTAAAGTCATCGGTGTTCACATATGCATTGTTGTGAAGAGATTGCCCCTGTGTTTCAAGACAGACACAA
This genomic stretch from Hordeum vulgare subsp. vulgare chromosome 6H, MorexV3_pseudomolecules_assembly, whole genome shotgun sequence harbors:
- the LOC123403465 gene encoding subtilisin-like protease SBT3.8, with product MDMRRAFACTLLLAALLPLSEADASSKLYIVYMGEKKHDDPSMVTASHHDVLTSVFGSKDEAMKSMVYSYRHGFSGFAAMLTESQAGTLAKCSHILSVRPNVYHESHTTRSWDFLGLDYDQPPEHSGLLQKAKYGEDVIIGVIDSGIWPESRSFDDSGYGPVPARWRGTCQTGQQFDATSCNRKIIGARWFSGGMSDEVLKGDYMSPRDLSGHGTHVASTIAGEQVRNVSYGGLAAGVARGGAPRARLAIYKALWGQRGSGSHAGVLAALDHAIDDGVDVLSLSLGQAGSELFETLHVVERGISVVFSAGNGGPVPQTAWNAVPWVTTVAASTIDRSFPTLISLGNKRKLVGQSLHNNAYVNTDDFKILVYARSCNTQSLASRNITGKIVLCYAPAEAAITPPRLALPIVINRTMEVDAKGLIFAQYDTNILDILTMCKGNMACVVVDFETAHTILAYFDNSKKPVVKVSPAMTVTGNQVLSPMIASFSSRGPSAAFPGILKPDVAAPGVSILAAKGNSYVFMSGTSMACPHVSAVVALLKSAHSDWSPAMIKSAIMTTASVTDHFGVLIQAEGVPRKLADPFDFGGGHMDPDRAIDPGLVYDMNAKDYNKFLNCIDELSDDCKSYISNLNLPSITMPDLSDNITVRRTVMNVGQVKATYRVVVEAPAGVVVTVEPSMISFIEGGSKSVMFMVTFTSRKRVQGGYTFGSLTWSDENTHSVRIPIAVRTIVQDFVTDTS